One window of Pelmatolapia mariae isolate MD_Pm_ZW linkage group LG18, Pm_UMD_F_2, whole genome shotgun sequence genomic DNA carries:
- the LOC134617109 gene encoding protein THEM6-like: MWWVLWVLAILLALFCIVDVWYFLRAAAVILRAWFQPPVWDITAEQVLAGRVTPHDIDMCHMNNARYLRECDFARFSLYMRNGVFKAVRALRASMVVGATTIRYRRALCIGEGYELRSRIVTWDDKAFFLEQRFVSTKDGLVCAVMYCKQSVIRSSPDKILQHLCKRKVECPEFPEDLQHWVNFISASSQALRAESGLEEKNK; encoded by the exons ATGTGGTGGGTGCTGTGGGTGCTCGCCATCTTGCTGGCTCTCTTCTGCATTGTGGATGTGTGGTACTTCCTGCGGGCCGCAGCGGTCATCCTGCGGGCCTGGTTTCAGCCTCCAGTCTGGGACATCACAGCGGAGCAGGTCCTAGCAGGCCGGGTCACTCCCCATGACATCGACATGTGCCACATGAACAATGCTCGGTACCTCCGGGAATGTGACTTTGCTCGCTTCTCTCTCTACATGCGTAATGGCGTGTTTAAGGCTGTGCGGGCCCTCAGGGCTTCAATGGTGGTGGGGGCCACAACCATTCGTTATCGCAGGGCTCTGTGTATCGGAGAGGGTTATGAGCTGCGCAGTCGCATCGTCACTTGGGACGACAAAGCCTTTTTCCTTGAGCAGAGATTCGTGTCGACAAAAGATGGCTTGGTGTGTGCCGTGATGTACTGCAAGCAGAGTGTCATACGCAGCAGCCCGGACAAGATTCTGCAGCACCTGTGCAAAAGAAAG GTGGAGTGCCCTGAGTTTCCAGAGGATCTTCAGCACTGGGTCAACTTCATCTCTGCCAGCAGCCAGGCCCTCAGGGCTGAGAGCGGCCTGGAGGAGAAGAACAAATAA
- the LOC134616803 gene encoding protein THEM6-like: MLLLALGALLLLFCSLDVWYFLRGAQVFIQAWFQPRIRDILAEQSIEGMVLPHDLDYLGHMNNSRYLRECDFARFHHYMRNGLFMASRKLGAKLVVGASTIRYRRSLVFREAFEIRTKVLGWDEKAFYLEQRFVSKKDGFVSAIMLCRQNVVHCSPETIIEFICKKKIECPEFPEDLKHWMNFIAASSQALRAESGLEGKNK, from the exons ATGTTGCTGTTGGCGTTGGGTGCCCTCCTCCTGCTCTTCTGCAGCCTGGATGTTTGGTACTTCCTGCGAGGGGCCCAGGTGTTCATCCAGGCATGGTTCCAGCCCAGGATACGGGACATTTTAGCCGAGCAGAGCATCGAAGGCATGGTCCTTCCACATGATTTGGACTACTTGGGCCACATGAACAACTCTCGGTATCTGAGGGAGTGTGACTTTGCACGCTTTCACCATTACATGAGAAACGGGCTGTTCATGGCCTCACGCAAACTGGGGGCGAAATTGGTGGTAGGGGCGTCTACCATCCGGTACCGCCGCTCCTTGGTCTTCCGTGAGGCTTTTGAGATTCGGACCAAAGTTTTGGGTTGGGATGAGAAAGCCTTTTACTTGGAGCAGCGTTTTGTATCCAAGAAAGATGGCTTCGTCTCTGCGATCATGCTCTGTAGGCAGAATGTGGTGCACTGCAGCCCCGAAACCATCATTGAATTTATCTGCAAAAAGAAG ATCGAGTGCCCAGAGTTTCCGGAGGACCTCAAACACTGGATGAACTTCATTGCAGCCAGCAGCCAAGCCCTGAGAGCAGAGAGTGGACTAGAGGGAAAGAACAAGTGA